From Microbacterium invictum, the proteins below share one genomic window:
- a CDS encoding YhjD/YihY/BrkB family envelope integrity protein → MTQKERRATHSDAQGAAAAAAREEESLRERWELTQSALRERLDEPIARATAITKRTLAWFPVRVWRHFLQHNGFLLAAGVSYQALFAVFAAIYVAFAIAGLWLGGSEEAINALIAAINSYIPNLILPEGEGGLFTTEQVAAIATQSAGVLAITGAIAIIVAAWTAIGFVTFARRAVRDIFGLRPDLRNYIVLKARDLVAALVFGVALIAGSAMSAAGTWALELVFGLFGWDTRSGWFGFGVRIASVVVSFALYTFALGALVRYLTGTSLRWRSIWGGAMLGGAALTLLQLAAGILLFYTPSNPLLATFAVFIGLLLWFRVVGIIILVAAAWIAVGAKDGDLPLVELTKAERVAAEHQALLLAAKVRLRTAHEARETAPWYRVWVADRAVREAVEELHAVEAVAPPPQVKRETLLE, encoded by the coding sequence GTGACTCAGAAGGAGCGGCGCGCGACGCACAGCGATGCGCAGGGTGCCGCTGCTGCTGCCGCCCGCGAGGAGGAATCGCTCCGCGAACGATGGGAGCTGACCCAGAGCGCGCTGCGGGAGCGGCTCGACGAGCCGATCGCCCGGGCGACGGCGATCACCAAACGCACGCTGGCATGGTTTCCCGTGCGCGTGTGGCGCCACTTCCTGCAGCACAACGGGTTCCTGCTCGCCGCCGGGGTGAGCTACCAGGCCCTGTTCGCCGTGTTCGCCGCCATCTACGTCGCCTTCGCGATCGCGGGTCTGTGGCTGGGCGGCAGCGAAGAAGCCATCAACGCGCTCATCGCCGCCATCAACAGCTATATCCCGAACCTGATCCTCCCCGAGGGTGAAGGCGGGCTGTTCACGACCGAGCAGGTCGCCGCGATCGCCACGCAGAGCGCCGGAGTCCTCGCGATCACCGGTGCGATCGCGATCATCGTGGCCGCCTGGACGGCCATCGGATTCGTGACCTTCGCCCGGCGCGCGGTTCGCGACATCTTCGGGCTGCGGCCGGATCTGCGCAACTACATCGTCCTGAAGGCACGCGATCTGGTCGCGGCGCTCGTCTTCGGCGTGGCACTCATTGCGGGCTCTGCGATGAGCGCCGCCGGAACATGGGCTCTCGAGCTCGTCTTCGGGCTCTTCGGCTGGGACACGCGGTCGGGGTGGTTCGGATTCGGCGTTCGCATCGCGTCCGTCGTCGTGTCGTTCGCGCTGTACACGTTCGCGCTCGGCGCCCTGGTGCGGTATCTCACCGGCACCTCGCTGCGATGGCGCTCGATCTGGGGCGGGGCGATGCTGGGCGGGGCGGCGCTGACGCTCCTGCAACTCGCCGCCGGCATCCTGCTGTTCTACACGCCGTCCAATCCGCTGCTGGCCACGTTCGCCGTGTTCATCGGGTTGCTGCTGTGGTTCCGGGTGGTCGGCATCATCATCCTCGTTGCGGCCGCGTGGATCGCCGTGGGCGCCAAGGACGGCGACCTGCCGCTGGTCGAGCTCACCAAGGCGGAGCGCGTCGCCGCCGAGCACCAGGCGCTGCTGCTGGCCGCGAAGGTGCGGCTGCGCACGGCACACGAGGCGCGCGAGACGGCGCCGTGGTATCGGGTGTGGGTGGCCGATCGCGCCGTCCGCGAGGCGGTCGAGGAGCTGCACGCGGTGGAGGCGGTCGCTCCCCCGCCCCAGGTCAAGAGGGAGACACTGCTCGAATGA
- a CDS encoding exodeoxyribonuclease III has translation MSRRLRIASVNVNGIRAAARKGMHPWLEQADVDILTLQEVRADADTLAAALPGWHVVGDEALAKGRAGVAIATREPLDVWRIELGDDSFDSRGRWIEADVDVDGELVTVVSAYVYTGEDGTEKQVAKYAFLDAMERRMPELGDGLAVITGDLNVGHRELDIRNWKGNVKRAGFLPRERAYFDRFTAPSGAEVACVDGSTGTGLGWVDVGRQFHGEVDGPYSWWSSRGKAFDTDTGWRIDYHLASPTLAERVTDYRIVRAPSWDTRWSDHAPVIADYTLGS, from the coding sequence GTGTCTCGTCGCCTCCGCATCGCCTCCGTCAATGTCAACGGCATCCGTGCCGCCGCCCGCAAGGGCATGCACCCGTGGCTCGAGCAGGCGGATGTCGACATCCTCACACTGCAGGAGGTGCGTGCCGACGCCGACACCCTCGCGGCGGCACTACCGGGCTGGCACGTCGTCGGCGACGAAGCCCTCGCCAAGGGACGAGCGGGTGTCGCGATCGCGACGCGTGAGCCGCTCGATGTGTGGCGCATCGAGCTCGGCGACGACTCTTTCGACTCGCGGGGCCGCTGGATCGAGGCGGACGTCGACGTCGACGGCGAGCTGGTGACCGTCGTCAGCGCGTACGTGTACACCGGTGAGGACGGCACCGAGAAGCAGGTCGCCAAGTACGCGTTCCTCGATGCGATGGAGAGGCGGATGCCGGAGCTCGGCGATGGCCTGGCCGTCATCACGGGCGACCTCAACGTCGGCCACCGCGAGCTCGACATCCGCAACTGGAAAGGCAATGTCAAGAGGGCCGGGTTCCTGCCGCGCGAGCGCGCCTACTTCGACCGGTTCACCGCTCCGTCCGGTGCCGAGGTCGCCTGCGTGGACGGCTCGACCGGCACGGGGCTGGGCTGGGTGGACGTCGGCCGGCAGTTCCACGGCGAGGTCGACGGCCCGTACTCGTGGTGGTCCAGCCGGGGCAAGGCATTCGACACCGACACCGGTTGGCGGATCGACTACCACCTGGCCTCGCCGACGCTGGCCGAGCGGGTCACCGACTACCGCATCGTGCGGGCACCCTCGTGGGACACACGCTGGAGCGACCACGCTCCGGTGATCGCGGACTACACGCTCGGCTCGTAG
- the trpS gene encoding tryptophan--tRNA ligase, whose translation MTKPRLYSGMQPSADSLQIGNYIGALMQWRDLQTAYEAYFSVVDLHALTQPNDPAELRAKTRRTAAQYIAAGIEPSKSTLYVQSHVRAHAELAWILSTITGYGEAGRMTQFKDKSQRHGADATSVGLFTYPVLMAADILLYQTDIVPVGDDQKQHVELTRDLAERFNSRYGKTFTVPMPVIQKDTARIYDLQNPAAKMSKSAESDAGVLWLLDDPAVSAKKVMRAVTDSEGSVRYDREAKPGVSNLLVIYAALTGRQIPAIEDEYAGRGYGDFKKGLAEVVVDEFGPVRERALDLLSDPAELDRVLAANAARADQVADKTLADVYDKVGLLRRV comes from the coding sequence GTGACCAAACCGCGCCTCTACTCCGGAATGCAGCCCTCGGCCGACTCGCTTCAGATCGGCAACTACATCGGGGCGCTCATGCAGTGGCGCGATCTGCAGACGGCCTACGAGGCGTACTTCTCGGTCGTCGACCTGCACGCGCTGACGCAGCCGAACGACCCGGCCGAACTGCGGGCGAAGACCCGGCGCACGGCCGCGCAGTACATCGCGGCGGGCATCGAGCCGTCGAAGTCGACACTGTACGTGCAGTCGCATGTGCGCGCGCACGCCGAACTCGCCTGGATCCTGTCGACGATCACCGGCTACGGCGAGGCCGGCCGCATGACCCAGTTCAAGGACAAGTCGCAGCGTCACGGCGCCGATGCGACGAGTGTCGGGCTGTTCACCTACCCGGTGCTGATGGCCGCCGACATCCTGCTGTACCAGACCGACATCGTCCCGGTCGGCGACGACCAGAAACAGCACGTCGAGCTCACCCGCGACCTCGCCGAGCGGTTCAACTCGCGCTACGGGAAGACCTTCACGGTGCCGATGCCCGTGATCCAGAAGGACACTGCGCGCATCTACGATCTGCAGAACCCGGCCGCGAAGATGTCGAAGTCGGCCGAGTCGGATGCCGGAGTGCTGTGGCTGCTGGATGACCCGGCCGTCTCAGCGAAGAAGGTCATGCGCGCCGTGACCGACTCGGAAGGCTCGGTGCGCTACGACCGCGAAGCCAAGCCCGGCGTCTCGAACCTCCTGGTGATCTACGCGGCCCTGACGGGTCGGCAGATCCCGGCGATCGAAGACGAGTACGCGGGCCGCGGCTACGGCGACTTCAAGAAGGGCCTGGCCGAGGTGGTCGTGGATGAGTTCGGCCCGGTGCGCGAGCGCGCACTCGATCTGCTGTCGGATCCGGCCGAACTCGACCGCGTGCTGGCCGCGAACGCGGCGCGCGCCGACCAGGTCGCCGACAAGACCCTGGCCGACGTGTACGACAAGGTGGGCCTGCTCCGCCGCGTGTGA
- a CDS encoding GNAT family N-acetyltransferase, which translates to MQPVTLHTERLELSVPTADDVDEIYTACQDPRIQQYTTVPVPYERTHAEGFIDLAAGWWDAGSETTWAIRHHGRLVGMIGVHHLGKGDGEIGYWMAPDARGAGILTEAARAVIDWAFAADGLGLARLEWRAVAGNTASARSARALGFRYEGLLRRSLVSHRGHEDGWVAGLLPEDDRIPQPWPVLPD; encoded by the coding sequence ATGCAACCGGTCACGCTGCACACCGAACGGCTCGAGCTCTCGGTGCCGACCGCCGACGATGTCGATGAGATCTACACGGCATGCCAGGATCCGCGCATCCAGCAGTACACCACCGTGCCGGTGCCGTACGAGCGCACGCACGCCGAGGGATTCATCGACCTGGCCGCCGGATGGTGGGACGCCGGTTCGGAGACGACGTGGGCGATCCGCCACCATGGCCGCCTCGTCGGAATGATCGGTGTTCACCACCTCGGCAAGGGCGACGGCGAGATCGGGTACTGGATGGCGCCCGATGCCCGCGGCGCGGGCATCCTCACCGAGGCGGCACGCGCGGTGATCGACTGGGCATTCGCCGCCGACGGGCTCGGGCTCGCTCGGCTCGAATGGCGCGCCGTGGCCGGCAACACCGCGTCGGCACGATCGGCCCGCGCGCTCGGATTTCGCTATGAGGGTCTGCTGCGCCGCTCCCTTGTCAGCCACCGCGGGCATGAGGACGGATGGGTCGCGGGCCTGCTGCCCGAAGACGACCGCATACCGCAGCCCTGGCCGGTCCTCCCCGACTGA
- a CDS encoding Fpg/Nei family DNA glycosylase, whose amino-acid sequence MPEMPEVQGLVDFLAERTNGLTVTKVAVANIAALKTYDPPIDALTGRRVSAAARHGKFIDLETTSEGDAGAIHLVFHLAKAGWLRWYDQLASTVIRPGKTPIALRVGFNDGSGFDLTEAGTKKSLAYYAVRAPQDVPGIARLGPDPLGPDFARDTLAALLAGRRTQIKGVLRDQSIIAGIGNAYSDEILHAARMSPYALAATLDEAEVDRLYDAMRATITEAITEATGKPPADLKDAKRRGMAVHGRRGEKCPVCGDEVRSVFFADNSLEYCPTCQTGGKILADRRLSRLLK is encoded by the coding sequence ATGCCTGAGATGCCGGAAGTGCAGGGTCTCGTCGACTTCCTCGCCGAGCGCACCAACGGCCTGACCGTGACGAAGGTCGCTGTCGCGAACATCGCGGCGCTGAAGACCTACGACCCGCCGATCGACGCGCTCACGGGTCGCCGGGTGAGCGCCGCGGCGCGTCACGGGAAGTTCATCGACCTCGAGACGACGTCAGAGGGGGATGCCGGAGCCATCCACCTCGTCTTCCACTTGGCCAAGGCCGGCTGGCTGCGCTGGTACGACCAGCTGGCCTCGACGGTCATTCGACCGGGCAAGACCCCGATCGCACTGCGTGTCGGGTTCAACGACGGATCCGGCTTCGACCTGACCGAAGCCGGCACGAAGAAGTCGCTCGCGTACTACGCGGTGCGCGCGCCTCAGGACGTACCCGGCATCGCCCGGCTCGGGCCCGATCCGCTCGGCCCGGACTTCGCGCGCGACACTCTCGCCGCGCTGCTGGCCGGTCGGCGCACTCAGATCAAGGGGGTGCTGCGCGACCAGTCGATCATCGCCGGAATCGGCAACGCGTACTCCGATGAGATCCTGCACGCCGCACGCATGTCGCCCTACGCTCTGGCCGCCACCCTCGACGAGGCCGAGGTCGACCGCCTCTACGACGCGATGCGCGCGACGATCACCGAGGCGATCACCGAAGCGACCGGCAAACCTCCCGCGGACCTCAAGGACGCGAAGCGGCGCGGCATGGCGGTCCACGGCCGGCGCGGCGAGAAGTGCCCCGTCTGCGGCGACGAGGTGCGCAGCGTGTTCTTCGCCGACAACTCGCTCGAGTACTGCCCGACGTGCCAGACCGGCGGAAAGATCCTCGCCGACCGCCGCCTGTCCCGCCTCCTGAAGTAG
- the glpK gene encoding glycerol kinase GlpK, which translates to MADHVIAIDQGTTSTRAIVFDAAGAIVATAQREHEQIFPRAGRVEHDPVEIWTNTQWVLADAQKQARLTAADIAAVGVTNQRETAIVWDRRTGRPIHNALVWQDTRTQPRIDELIAEHGVDAYADITGLPLAAYFSASKLAWILDHVDGARESAEAGDLMFGTPDTWVVWNLTGGRDGGIHVTDVTNASRTQLLDLKTLDWSDEMLQRWRVPRSMLPEIRSSSAVVGEVQLPGVLRGVPIAGMIGDQQAATFGQAAFEAGESKNTYGTGNFLLVGTGTEIVRSDAGLITTVAYRVGDEPARFALEGSIAVTGSLVQWLRDNLGIIQRSQDIEALAATVDDNGGAYFVPAFSGLFAPYWRPDARGALVGLTRYVNKGHIARAALESTAFQTRDVIEAVVADTGRPLEELRVDGGMTRNDALMQFQADILGIPVVRPRVVETTALGAAYAAGLAVGVWPDFDALRAHWQVDRTFEPRMPQDEVDRRYRMWQKAVSKSLDWVDDDARILAGTVD; encoded by the coding sequence GTGGCCGACCATGTGATCGCGATCGACCAGGGAACGACTTCGACGCGGGCCATCGTCTTCGACGCGGCGGGGGCCATCGTCGCCACTGCGCAGCGCGAGCACGAGCAGATCTTCCCCCGCGCCGGACGGGTCGAGCACGACCCGGTCGAGATCTGGACCAACACCCAGTGGGTGCTCGCCGACGCGCAGAAGCAGGCGCGTCTCACCGCCGCCGACATCGCCGCCGTCGGGGTCACCAACCAGCGTGAGACCGCGATCGTCTGGGACCGTCGCACCGGCCGGCCCATCCACAACGCGCTCGTCTGGCAGGACACCCGCACGCAGCCGCGGATCGACGAGCTGATCGCCGAACACGGCGTCGACGCGTACGCCGACATCACCGGACTGCCGCTGGCGGCGTACTTCTCGGCGTCGAAGCTCGCCTGGATCCTCGACCACGTCGACGGCGCGCGCGAGTCCGCCGAGGCCGGTGACCTGATGTTCGGCACGCCCGACACCTGGGTGGTCTGGAACCTCACCGGGGGTCGCGACGGCGGCATCCACGTTACCGATGTCACCAACGCGAGCCGCACGCAGCTGCTCGATCTGAAGACCCTCGACTGGTCGGACGAGATGCTGCAGCGGTGGCGCGTGCCGCGCTCGATGCTGCCCGAGATCCGCTCGTCGTCCGCAGTGGTCGGCGAAGTGCAGCTGCCGGGTGTGCTGCGCGGGGTGCCGATCGCCGGAATGATCGGCGACCAGCAGGCCGCGACGTTCGGCCAGGCCGCGTTCGAGGCGGGGGAGTCGAAGAACACCTACGGCACCGGCAACTTCCTGCTGGTGGGCACGGGCACCGAGATCGTGCGATCGGACGCCGGGCTGATCACGACGGTCGCGTACCGGGTGGGCGACGAACCGGCCCGCTTCGCGCTGGAGGGATCGATCGCGGTCACCGGGTCGCTCGTGCAGTGGCTGCGCGACAACCTCGGCATCATCCAGCGCTCGCAGGACATCGAGGCGCTCGCCGCCACGGTCGACGACAACGGCGGCGCCTACTTCGTGCCCGCGTTCTCGGGGCTGTTCGCCCCGTACTGGCGGCCGGATGCACGCGGCGCGCTGGTCGGACTGACGCGGTACGTCAACAAGGGGCACATCGCGCGGGCCGCGCTCGAGTCGACCGCGTTCCAGACCCGCGATGTCATCGAGGCGGTCGTGGCCGACACCGGGCGGCCCCTGGAGGAGCTGCGGGTCGACGGCGGGATGACCCGCAACGACGCCCTCATGCAGTTCCAGGCCGACATCCTCGGGATCCCGGTCGTGCGGCCTCGCGTGGTGGAGACGACCGCGCTCGGCGCCGCGTATGCCGCGGGACTCGCTGTCGGAGTGTGGCCCGACTTCGACGCGCTGCGCGCGCACTGGCAGGTGGACCGCACGTTCGAGCCGCGGATGCCGCAGGACGAAGTCGATCGCCGCTACCGGATGTGGCAGAAGGCCGTGTCCAAGTCGCTCGACTGGGTCGACGACGACGCCCGGATTCTGGCGGGGACCGTCGACTGA
- a CDS encoding glycerol-3-phosphate dehydrogenase/oxidase, with protein MDRPIRPAAELRERPYADVLVIGGGINGLATFRDLAMQGVDVALVERGDFVSGASAASSHMIHGGIRYLENGEFRLVHEAVTERNALLKTAPHYVRPLQTTIPIFSTFSGILSAPLRFLRHGAGKPRERGAVLIKIGLVIYDSFSRGGGLLGKGTVPRHEFDGRRRSLAKLPQLNPSIRYTATYWDASLHDPERLAIDVLRDGRHAGAERARAANYVEAVAADDGRVVLRDLESGEEFAFTASVIVNASGPWADLTNDALGDPTQYMGGTKGSHIVLDHDELLQATGGRELFFEHSDGRIVLIYPLKGRVLVGTTDLEHDMRDPIVCTEEEVDYFLDLILQVLPSIRVERSQIVYRFSGVRPLPGHGELAPGFVSRDYRIEAKRMPGASRATVLSLVGGKWTTFRASAAHVTDRVLELLAVPRRRSTKGVPIGGGAGYPTTERARRQWLLPYASSVGYARATQLLDRYGTTAADVIAAILADPSDAALSHAPEYSSAELRHLARTEQVVHLEDLLLRRTGIAFTGGASADAAAEAATAVAEVCGWDAASQAAEVERALAAVHAADPAGWAQTTRAAGADAIA; from the coding sequence ATGGACAGACCGATCAGGCCAGCGGCGGAGCTGCGCGAGCGCCCGTACGCCGACGTGCTCGTCATCGGCGGGGGCATCAACGGGCTCGCGACATTCCGCGATCTCGCGATGCAGGGAGTCGACGTCGCGCTCGTCGAGCGCGGAGACTTCGTCTCGGGCGCGTCCGCGGCATCCAGCCACATGATCCACGGCGGCATCCGGTATCTCGAGAACGGCGAGTTCCGCCTCGTGCACGAGGCGGTCACCGAGCGCAACGCGCTGCTGAAGACCGCACCGCACTACGTGCGCCCGCTGCAGACGACGATCCCGATCTTCTCGACGTTCTCGGGCATCCTCTCCGCGCCGCTGCGCTTCCTGCGCCACGGCGCCGGCAAGCCGCGCGAGCGCGGGGCCGTGCTGATCAAGATCGGTCTGGTCATCTACGACTCGTTCTCGCGCGGCGGGGGCCTGCTCGGCAAGGGCACCGTGCCGCGCCACGAGTTCGACGGTCGTCGCCGCTCGCTCGCGAAGCTGCCGCAGCTGAACCCCTCCATCCGGTACACCGCGACGTACTGGGACGCCTCGCTGCACGATCCCGAGCGACTCGCGATCGACGTCCTGCGCGACGGGCGGCACGCCGGCGCAGAGCGTGCCCGTGCGGCGAACTACGTCGAGGCGGTCGCGGCCGACGATGGCAGGGTCGTGCTGCGCGACCTCGAGTCGGGCGAGGAGTTCGCGTTCACGGCATCCGTCATCGTCAACGCTTCGGGGCCCTGGGCCGACCTCACCAACGACGCGCTCGGCGACCCGACGCAGTACATGGGCGGCACCAAGGGATCGCACATCGTTCTCGATCACGATGAGCTGCTGCAGGCCACCGGCGGCCGCGAGCTGTTCTTCGAGCACTCCGACGGGCGCATCGTGCTGATCTACCCGCTCAAGGGCCGGGTGCTGGTGGGCACCACCGATCTCGAACACGACATGCGCGATCCGATCGTGTGCACCGAGGAGGAGGTCGACTACTTCCTCGACCTGATCCTGCAGGTGCTGCCCTCGATCCGGGTCGAGCGCTCGCAGATCGTCTACCGGTTCTCGGGCGTCCGGCCGTTGCCCGGGCACGGCGAACTCGCGCCCGGGTTCGTGTCGCGGGACTATCGCATCGAGGCGAAGCGGATGCCGGGGGCGTCCCGCGCGACCGTGCTCAGCCTCGTGGGGGGCAAGTGGACCACGTTCCGGGCCTCAGCTGCGCACGTCACCGACCGGGTGCTCGAGCTGCTGGCCGTGCCGCGCCGGCGCAGCACGAAGGGCGTGCCGATCGGCGGAGGTGCGGGGTACCCGACCACCGAACGCGCACGGCGGCAGTGGCTGCTGCCGTATGCGTCGAGCGTCGGCTACGCGCGGGCGACGCAACTGCTCGACCGCTACGGCACGACCGCCGCGGATGTGATCGCCGCGATCCTCGCCGACCCGTCCGACGCGGCGCTGTCGCACGCACCGGAGTACAGCAGCGCAGAGCTGCGGCATCTGGCCCGCACCGAGCAGGTCGTGCACCTCGAAGACCTGCTGCTGCGGCGCACCGGCATCGCCTTCACCGGCGGCGCCTCGGCCGACGCCGCCGCCGAAGCCGCGACTGCTGTCGCCGAAGTGTGCGGGTGGGACGCCGCGTCGCAGGCCGCCGAGGTCGAGCGGGCGCTCGCGGCGGTGCATGCGGCCGACCCGGCCGGATGGGCGCAGACAACCAGAGCCGCCGGTGCCGACGCGATAGCGTGA
- the ribD gene encoding bifunctional diaminohydroxyphosphoribosylaminopyrimidine deaminase/5-amino-6-(5-phosphoribosylamino)uracil reductase RibD — protein MSATDAEQAAMRRALALAQKGPRGVNPQVGAVILDASGAVLSEGWHRGAGTAHAEVDALSKLTPGAARGATAVVTLEPCNHTGRTGPCAEALIAAGVGRVVYAVDDPGRASSGGADRLRAAGVEVAAGTLAREGAALLDSWLTVQRLGRPHVTVKWAQSLDGRAAAADGTSQWITGPDARADVHRRRSEADAIVVGTGTLLADDPALTARRPDGSLYERQPVPVVLGARAIPDAAAIRSHPHPVLHRDGGNLFAEHAGTAESDSVLAELRARGVQRVFVEGGPTIASAFLRAGLADEILAYIAPTLIGAGMDGTDRPALGGLGVATIADQHHLTVASIDRLGEDLLIVAHPASTSKETV, from the coding sequence ATGAGCGCGACGGACGCCGAGCAGGCCGCGATGCGCCGCGCTCTCGCGCTCGCGCAGAAAGGGCCACGGGGAGTCAACCCGCAGGTCGGCGCCGTCATCCTCGACGCCTCCGGTGCCGTGCTGTCCGAAGGGTGGCACCGTGGCGCCGGCACCGCGCACGCCGAGGTCGACGCGCTCTCGAAGCTGACACCCGGCGCCGCGCGCGGCGCGACCGCCGTCGTCACCCTCGAGCCGTGCAACCACACCGGCCGCACCGGGCCGTGCGCCGAGGCGCTCATCGCCGCCGGCGTCGGTCGCGTGGTCTACGCCGTCGACGATCCGGGACGCGCATCGTCCGGCGGTGCCGATCGCCTCCGCGCCGCCGGCGTCGAGGTCGCCGCAGGGACGCTCGCACGTGAGGGCGCGGCGCTGCTGGACTCCTGGCTCACCGTGCAGCGACTCGGGCGGCCGCACGTGACCGTGAAGTGGGCGCAGTCCCTCGATGGCCGCGCGGCCGCGGCCGACGGCACCAGTCAGTGGATCACAGGCCCCGACGCCCGCGCCGACGTCCACCGTCGCCGCAGCGAAGCCGATGCCATCGTCGTCGGCACCGGCACGCTCCTGGCCGATGACCCCGCCCTGACCGCGCGCCGGCCGGACGGCTCACTCTACGAGCGCCAGCCGGTCCCGGTCGTGCTCGGCGCGCGCGCGATCCCCGACGCCGCCGCCATCCGCAGCCACCCGCACCCCGTGCTGCACCGCGACGGCGGCAACCTGTTCGCGGAGCACGCCGGCACCGCCGAGTCCGACTCGGTGCTGGCCGAGCTGCGCGCACGCGGCGTTCAGCGCGTGTTCGTCGAGGGCGGTCCGACGATCGCGAGCGCGTTCCTCCGCGCGGGCCTGGCCGACGAGATCCTCGCCTACATCGCTCCCACGCTGATCGGCGCCGGCATGGACGGCACCGACCGGCCCGCGCTGGGCGGCCTCGGCGTCGCCACGATCGCCGACCAGCACCACTTGACCGTGGCATCCATCGACAGACTCGGCGAGGACCTGCTGATCGTCGCCCACCCGGCATCCACCTCGAAGGAGACCGTCTGA
- a CDS encoding riboflavin synthase produces MFTGIIEEQGEVTAVAPAGDGLRLTVRAPLAVSDAGHGDSIAISGVCLTVVDQTPEGFTADVMKQTLDMTTLGRVGAGTRVNVERAMAAHGRLGGHIVQGHVDGTGEVLEVRPGAQWRVIRVGMPASLAPLIVDKGSVALEGVSLTVSATSAADARTHWFEVSLIPETLEVTTLGVLAAGDRVNLETDILARHVQRMLAFTTPTDPTNEGGSR; encoded by the coding sequence ATGTTCACCGGAATCATCGAAGAGCAGGGCGAGGTCACCGCCGTCGCACCCGCCGGCGACGGCCTGCGGCTCACCGTGCGCGCGCCCCTCGCGGTGTCGGATGCCGGACACGGCGACTCCATCGCGATCAGCGGAGTCTGCCTCACCGTCGTCGACCAGACACCCGAGGGCTTCACCGCCGACGTCATGAAGCAGACCCTGGACATGACGACGCTCGGTCGCGTGGGAGCGGGTACCCGCGTCAACGTCGAACGGGCCATGGCCGCGCACGGCCGCCTCGGCGGGCACATCGTGCAGGGCCACGTCGACGGCACCGGAGAGGTGCTCGAGGTGCGTCCGGGAGCGCAGTGGCGCGTCATCCGGGTGGGGATGCCGGCATCCCTCGCCCCGCTCATCGTCGACAAGGGGTCCGTCGCGCTCGAGGGAGTCTCGCTCACCGTCAGTGCCACCTCGGCCGCCGACGCGCGGACGCACTGGTTCGAGGTGTCGCTGATCCCCGAAACGCTCGAGGTCACCACCCTCGGTGTGCTCGCCGCCGGCGACCGCGTCAACCTCGAGACCGACATCCTCGCGCGCCACGTGCAACGCATGCTCGCCTTCACCACCCCGACAGACCCGACGAACGAAGGAGGCTCCCGATGA